A genomic stretch from Anaerolinea thermophila UNI-1 includes:
- a CDS encoding TIGR04083 family peptide-modifying radical SAM enzyme produces MNMTLHRMIVPSSGCPASCQYCFGPHQKDKTMNKQVLERTASWLGEEKASTLEITFHGGEPLTAGVKFFRNAFDVLQNQNPEKNIRFNLQSNLWLLNDALIDLFAEHRVSMGTSLDGPEHINDAQRGKGYFRRTMLGIEKARRKGLAVGCIVTFTRQSAEQWEEILEFFIREGLNISIHPAQPMLNGAGHVTPEWVLPPQRYGELLVQVLPYYLKNINRIRIETLDAIARSIARGKGGICTFGDCLGGYLTVGPDGSVYPCQRFMGNPHYRMGTIWQSQEQIQQSPVWQAFLQRQKAIQERCGDCPFVDICRGGCPYNVLAQNPQGFSSEIRDPYCPAYQQIFTEITEQATREAFSAENLQAVVDSPTPHLLQKGTLLHLMSGRPHPTEAMTHARQTLAVVALGASQSVEEAHQRLSMAGVIGNPERARKALESLHQRLTSPENSRNNLYLHITFECPLRCNHCYARGGRHSPAFPAEKAIELAQQASRAGFRHFVITGGEPLVHPEIFPLLEHLEGLQQDLSPMRIVLRTSLVSPLSDEPMRLLANAPHEVVVSLDGDPQTHNARRGENAYQRTVENLQRLLSMHGKAEVSLAAVLPLSQARGAEGEHVRELAKRLGIRRVRIRPLLPLGRASHTYPDLPVEAVWFSMTAEERLAYGFTPASSCGLGQNLYIEPDGNVYPCYALNSPSLRLGNVLEVNGIEKILSSSFFQSLSHHTVDTRQTCKECAYRYLCGGACRAWDRRTFQSPEELNSSPMNCASLKNRAETLLITALRIAEVPPERWELAGLPFPHHLPESS; encoded by the coding sequence ATGAATATGACCCTGCATCGCATGATTGTGCCTTCATCGGGCTGTCCGGCATCCTGTCAATATTGTTTTGGACCCCATCAAAAAGACAAAACGATGAACAAACAGGTGCTGGAAAGAACTGCATCCTGGCTGGGAGAGGAAAAAGCCTCAACGCTTGAAATCACTTTTCATGGCGGCGAGCCGTTGACTGCAGGGGTAAAATTTTTTCGAAACGCATTCGATGTTCTACAAAATCAAAACCCTGAGAAGAACATTCGCTTTAATTTGCAGTCCAATCTCTGGCTGTTGAATGATGCCCTGATAGATTTATTTGCCGAGCACCGGGTCTCGATGGGAACCAGTCTGGACGGTCCTGAACACATCAACGATGCTCAGCGCGGGAAAGGGTACTTCCGCCGCACCATGCTGGGAATTGAAAAAGCCCGCCGGAAAGGGCTGGCAGTGGGATGCATTGTGACTTTTACCCGTCAAAGCGCGGAACAATGGGAAGAAATTCTTGAGTTTTTCATCCGCGAAGGGCTGAACATCTCCATTCATCCAGCCCAACCCATGCTGAACGGAGCGGGACACGTCACACCCGAATGGGTGCTTCCCCCTCAACGATATGGAGAGTTGCTGGTACAGGTGCTCCCCTATTACCTGAAGAATATCAACAGAATTCGCATTGAAACGCTGGATGCCATTGCTCGTTCAATTGCCCGGGGGAAAGGGGGAATCTGTACCTTTGGCGATTGTTTGGGTGGGTATCTTACCGTTGGTCCGGATGGGAGCGTGTATCCCTGTCAGCGGTTTATGGGAAACCCGCACTATCGCATGGGAACCATTTGGCAAAGCCAGGAGCAAATCCAGCAATCCCCGGTTTGGCAAGCCTTTTTACAACGCCAAAAAGCCATCCAGGAACGATGTGGCGATTGTCCCTTTGTGGATATTTGCCGCGGCGGGTGTCCATATAACGTTCTGGCGCAGAATCCGCAAGGATTTTCCAGTGAGATTCGCGACCCCTACTGCCCAGCCTACCAGCAAATCTTTACCGAGATCACCGAACAGGCAACCCGGGAAGCCTTTTCGGCGGAAAACCTTCAGGCAGTTGTGGACTCACCCACACCTCACCTGCTCCAAAAGGGCACTCTTCTCCATCTGATGAGCGGACGTCCGCACCCAACTGAAGCCATGACACACGCACGACAAACCCTGGCAGTGGTTGCTCTGGGTGCCTCTCAGAGTGTGGAGGAAGCCCATCAGCGGCTGAGCATGGCGGGGGTGATTGGCAACCCCGAGCGAGCCCGCAAAGCGCTGGAATCTCTGCATCAACGGCTTACTTCTCCTGAGAACTCACGCAACAATCTTTACCTCCATATCACTTTTGAGTGCCCTCTGCGTTGTAATCACTGTTATGCCAGAGGTGGACGACATTCACCCGCCTTCCCTGCAGAGAAAGCCATTGAACTGGCACAACAAGCCTCCAGGGCAGGCTTCCGCCATTTTGTCATCACCGGCGGAGAACCGCTTGTCCATCCTGAAATTTTCCCGCTACTGGAACACCTGGAAGGGTTGCAGCAGGATTTATCGCCTATGCGCATTGTTTTGCGCACCAGCCTGGTCTCTCCCCTTTCCGATGAACCAATGCGCCTTCTGGCAAATGCTCCCCATGAAGTTGTCGTCAGTCTGGATGGCGATCCGCAAACCCACAATGCCCGACGAGGGGAAAACGCTTATCAACGTACGGTGGAAAATCTTCAACGGCTTCTTTCCATGCATGGAAAAGCCGAGGTCTCTCTGGCAGCGGTTCTGCCTCTGTCCCAAGCCCGTGGCGCTGAAGGAGAACATGTTCGCGAACTGGCAAAGCGCCTGGGTATTCGGCGGGTGCGCATTCGCCCGCTCTTGCCGCTGGGCAGAGCCTCGCACACTTACCCGGATTTACCCGTTGAGGCAGTATGGTTCAGCATGACCGCTGAAGAACGACTGGCGTACGGTTTTACCCCCGCTTCTTCCTGCGGTTTGGGACAAAATCTGTATATTGAACCAGATGGCAATGTGTACCCCTGCTACGCCTTGAACTCCCCCTCATTGCGTCTTGGAAATGTGCTGGAAGTCAATGGAATAGAGAAAATTCTTTCCTCCTCTTTCTTCCAGAGTCTTTCCCATCATACGGTAGATACCCGTCAAACCTGTAAGGAATGCGCTTACCGCTATCTTTGCGGTGGAGCCTGCCGGGCATGGGATCGCAGAACTTTTCAAAGCCCTGAAGAACTGAATTCATCTCCAATGAATTGTGCATCTCTTAAGAATCGTGCGGAAACTTTACTGATTACTGCACTGAGGATTGCCGAAGTCCCGCCAGAGCGTTGGGAATTGGCAGGACTCCCTTTCCCCCATCATCTCCCAGAAAGCAGTTAA
- a CDS encoding HIRAN domain-containing protein encodes MDSRRDFLKALLGMVAGTIIAPIARKKIPSRQKIVLLETHVAGFQYHEGMRRGVAKTLKSGVPLKLVREPQNLYDENAIAVHTLQGQHLGYIPRSLNEIPARIADQGIPLEAKVVKFHPRNEPWERLLIRVYQVIPEEEIL; translated from the coding sequence ATGGACTCTCGAAGAGATTTTCTCAAAGCGCTCCTGGGGATGGTAGCAGGGACAATCATTGCGCCAATCGCCCGAAAAAAGATACCCAGCAGGCAGAAAATTGTATTGCTGGAAACCCACGTTGCCGGATTCCAGTATCACGAAGGGATGCGTCGAGGGGTAGCAAAAACGCTGAAGTCCGGGGTACCTCTAAAACTGGTGCGAGAACCGCAAAACCTATACGATGAAAACGCTATTGCTGTGCATACTCTGCAGGGGCAACACCTGGGATATATTCCGCGGAGTCTGAACGAAATTCCTGCCCGAATTGCTGATCAGGGCATTCCACTGGAAGCCAAAGTAGTCAAGTTTCATCCAAGAAACGAGCCCTGGGAACGCTTGCTCATTCGGGTGTATCAGGTCATTCCGGAAGAGGAAATTCTCTAG
- a CDS encoding SET domain-containing protein — protein sequence MKQPERYSYLSPKVEARRCPDKGGYGVFAREKIHAGELITVWGGRVVTEEELDEVPIEQATHGIQVDEGIYLIPLGIDEPADMFNHSCNPNAGLFGQIALVAMRDIEPDEEVCFDYAMSDSSPYDEFECHCGEPTCRGKVTGNDWQLPELQARYEGYFSPYLQRRIQKMHSGK from the coding sequence ATGAAGCAACCAGAACGTTATTCTTATCTTTCCCCCAAAGTAGAAGCCCGGCGCTGTCCCGATAAGGGTGGCTATGGAGTATTTGCACGTGAGAAAATCCACGCAGGTGAACTGATCACCGTATGGGGCGGCAGAGTAGTGACAGAAGAAGAACTGGACGAAGTTCCGATTGAACAGGCTACGCACGGCATTCAGGTAGATGAGGGAATCTACTTGATTCCACTGGGAATTGACGAACCTGCAGATATGTTCAATCATTCCTGCAATCCCAATGCCGGCTTGTTCGGGCAGATTGCACTGGTTGCCATGCGGGATATTGAACCCGATGAAGAGGTCTGCTTTGACTACGCCATGAGCGATAGCAGTCCGTATGACGAGTTTGAATGTCACTGTGGCGAGCCTACCTGCCGCGGAAAGGTCACCGGCAATGACTGGCAACTGCCCGAATTGCAAGCCCGTTACGAGGGATACTTCTCGCCCTACCTGCAACGGCGCATCCAGAAAATGCACAGTGGAAAATAA
- the msrP gene encoding protein-methionine-sulfoxide reductase catalytic subunit MsrP → MEKIPSSEITPEHVYFSRRRFLREGALLAGAALLAACAPQISRESALTASTPTPMPDRPNTYEEITNYNNFYEFSFSKEAVAKLSAGLVTSPWEVRVEGLVRNPGIYDLDKIRKMFDQEERIYRLRCVEGWSMVIPWVGFPLHKLLKIVEPASEARFVQFTTLYDPQQMPGQKNKMFEWPYVEGLRMDEAMHDLTILATGIYGKDLLPQNGAPIRLVVPWKYGFKSIKSIVKIELKADMPPTFWSEASPDEYGFYANVNPEVPHPRWSQASERRIGESGRRPTLKFNGYDEVAPLYEGMDLRRNY, encoded by the coding sequence ATGGAAAAGATTCCATCATCTGAGATTACCCCCGAGCATGTCTATTTTTCCCGCCGGCGCTTTCTTCGGGAAGGCGCTTTGCTGGCAGGCGCGGCGTTGCTGGCGGCATGTGCGCCTCAGATATCCCGGGAAAGTGCCTTAACGGCTTCAACTCCGACACCGATGCCGGATCGCCCCAATACCTACGAAGAAATTACCAACTACAACAACTTTTACGAGTTCAGTTTCAGCAAAGAAGCCGTTGCCAAACTCTCTGCCGGGCTGGTAACCTCTCCATGGGAAGTGCGCGTCGAAGGTTTGGTACGCAATCCCGGCATATATGACCTGGATAAAATTCGCAAGATGTTCGATCAGGAAGAGCGCATTTATCGTTTGCGTTGTGTGGAGGGATGGTCGATGGTCATCCCCTGGGTGGGTTTCCCCTTGCATAAGCTTCTTAAAATAGTGGAGCCTGCTTCAGAGGCTCGCTTTGTGCAGTTCACCACTTTGTACGATCCGCAGCAAATGCCGGGCCAGAAAAATAAGATGTTTGAATGGCCCTATGTGGAAGGACTGCGCATGGATGAAGCCATGCACGACCTCACCATCCTTGCCACCGGCATTTATGGCAAGGATTTGCTTCCCCAAAATGGCGCTCCCATTCGCCTGGTGGTGCCGTGGAAGTATGGCTTCAAGAGCATTAAGTCCATCGTCAAAATTGAACTGAAAGCCGATATGCCCCCCACCTTCTGGTCAGAAGCCTCTCCCGATGAGTACGGTTTTTATGCCAATGTCAACCCTGAGGTGCCACATCCGCGCTGGTCGCAAGCCAGCGAGCGCCGCATCGGGGAGTCCGGCAGGCGCCCGACGCTCAAATTCAATGGTTATGATGAGGTAGCCCCCCTTTACGAGGGAATGGACTTGCGACGGAATTACTGA
- a CDS encoding 3'-5' exonuclease: MSTTVTPTLRQRAVQVAREVLKHNPIYLDTETTGLSAQDEIIEISIVNDNGEVVYESLVRPTRPIPPDAIAVHGISNEDVQKARPWHIVWQEVRPILLNAGVVVIYNEEFDLRMMQQSHARLGLPWRDRFRTFDLMKLYAEYYGEWDPKRRAYRYHSLDAAGKHCGITLPNAHRATADTLLTRALLHFMAGVPY; encoded by the coding sequence ATGAGTACGACCGTTACCCCTACCTTACGACAGCGAGCCGTTCAGGTGGCTCGGGAAGTGCTGAAGCATAATCCCATTTACCTGGATACGGAAACTACGGGATTAAGTGCCCAGGATGAAATTATTGAAATCTCCATTGTCAATGATAATGGAGAGGTCGTTTATGAGAGTTTGGTGCGCCCTACCCGCCCGATCCCGCCCGATGCCATTGCCGTGCATGGGATTAGCAATGAGGATGTGCAGAAAGCCCGCCCCTGGCATATTGTCTGGCAGGAAGTCCGTCCCATCCTGCTCAATGCAGGGGTGGTGGTGATATACAATGAGGAATTTGACCTGCGTATGATGCAGCAATCCCATGCGCGCCTCGGTTTGCCCTGGCGTGACCGTTTCAGAACCTTTGACCTGATGAAACTGTACGCAGAATATTATGGAGAATGGGATCCGAAACGCCGGGCTTACCGCTACCACTCTCTGGATGCGGCGGGAAAGCACTGCGGGATCACTCTGCCTAATGCCCACCGCGCCACCGCAGATACCCTACTCACCCGCGCGCTGTTGCATTTCATGGCTGGTGTCCCGTACTAG
- a CDS encoding sugar phosphate nucleotidyltransferase — protein sequence MKLFVPGRICLLGEHSDWAGGYRRINAEIEKGYAIICGTNQGIYAEVEPHPNKLVLTSTTPEGEVVGPYEIDMNPQALLEEAQRGGFWSYVAGVAYQVLINYHVRGLVINNYKTDLPIKKGLSSSAAICVLTARAFNRIYDLKLTIRGEMELAYQGEITTPSRCGRMDQGCAFGNRPVLMTFDGDRLETKELRVEKDMYFVLVDLLSQKDTLEILNRLNRCYPFAENEMERNVQQLLGPINKEIIHRAIDALQRSDAETLGKIMVEAQSYFDRYAMPVCPEELTAPMLHRVLEYEPLKPHIYGCKGVGSQGDGTAQFLCKSAEDQEKVVQILEQELGLPAIKLTLHAGPKVRKAVIPAAGFGTRLFPATKATKKELFPVIDRDGIAKPAILLIVEEALDAGIEEVYIIVQRGDLDDFRNFFNSQISIENFNKLPPHFQEYSRRLLQMGQHVHFVVQDNQEGFGHAVYMTREVIGDEPFLLMLGDHIYRSNTPVSCARQMIEAYNQYGVSIVGLKRTPEADISSFGVVNGVWLEEDRVLNITEFAEKPTLDYARVNLRTPRIPEGEYLTVFGQYIIKPEIFDILETSIRNNLRERGEFQLTPALDRLRQMDGFHGLMIDGRRFDIGIPEHYLQTLQEFARP from the coding sequence ATGAAATTGTTTGTACCTGGAAGAATTTGTTTGCTTGGAGAACATTCGGATTGGGCGGGGGGCTATCGCCGTATTAATGCCGAGATTGAGAAAGGCTATGCCATCATTTGTGGCACTAACCAGGGCATTTATGCTGAAGTGGAACCGCACCCCAATAAACTGGTGCTGACTTCTACCACGCCTGAGGGCGAGGTGGTTGGTCCCTACGAGATTGATATGAATCCCCAAGCCCTGCTTGAGGAAGCCCAACGGGGCGGCTTCTGGAGTTATGTTGCGGGGGTGGCTTATCAGGTGTTGATTAACTACCATGTGCGTGGTCTGGTGATTAACAATTACAAAACCGACCTGCCTATCAAGAAAGGCTTATCTTCCAGTGCGGCAATTTGTGTGCTTACAGCCCGGGCGTTTAACCGCATCTACGACTTGAAATTGACCATTCGGGGTGAGATGGAACTGGCATATCAGGGAGAAATCACCACACCATCTCGCTGTGGGCGCATGGATCAGGGCTGTGCGTTCGGTAACCGTCCCGTTTTGATGACCTTTGACGGTGATCGCCTTGAGACCAAAGAACTGCGCGTTGAAAAAGACATGTACTTTGTCCTGGTGGATTTGCTCTCACAGAAGGACACGTTGGAGATTCTCAACCGTCTTAACCGTTGTTACCCCTTTGCGGAAAATGAGATGGAGCGCAATGTCCAGCAATTGCTGGGTCCCATCAACAAGGAGATTATCCATCGGGCGATAGATGCTCTCCAGCGTTCGGATGCCGAAACGCTGGGCAAAATCATGGTGGAAGCCCAATCTTATTTTGACCGTTATGCCATGCCCGTCTGCCCTGAAGAATTAACTGCTCCCATGCTTCACCGCGTGCTGGAATATGAGCCTCTGAAACCGCACATTTACGGGTGTAAAGGCGTGGGGTCTCAGGGAGATGGCACCGCCCAATTCCTCTGTAAAAGCGCTGAAGATCAGGAAAAAGTGGTACAGATTCTGGAGCAAGAATTGGGCTTGCCAGCCATCAAACTGACCCTGCACGCGGGTCCAAAGGTGCGCAAGGCAGTCATTCCTGCCGCCGGTTTCGGTACGCGCCTGTTCCCCGCCACCAAAGCCACCAAGAAAGAACTTTTCCCTGTGATTGACCGTGATGGAATTGCCAAGCCTGCCATCCTGCTCATTGTCGAAGAAGCCCTGGATGCGGGTATTGAAGAGGTCTATATCATTGTCCAGCGTGGCGACCTGGATGATTTCCGCAATTTCTTCAATTCACAAATTTCCATTGAAAACTTCAACAAATTACCCCCTCATTTTCAGGAATACTCGCGGCGGTTGCTCCAGATGGGGCAGCATGTCCACTTTGTCGTGCAGGACAATCAGGAAGGTTTTGGACATGCGGTGTACATGACCCGCGAGGTCATTGGGGATGAGCCTTTCCTGCTGATGCTCGGCGATCATATCTATCGCTCGAATACACCTGTTTCCTGTGCCCGCCAGATGATTGAGGCATATAACCAGTACGGGGTCAGCATTGTGGGCTTGAAGCGCACCCCTGAGGCAGATATCAGCAGTTTTGGGGTGGTCAACGGCGTTTGGCTGGAAGAAGATCGTGTGCTGAACATTACCGAGTTTGCCGAGAAGCCAACGCTGGACTACGCTCGCGTCAATTTACGCACACCGCGCATTCCTGAAGGCGAATACCTGACCGTATTCGGACAGTACATCATTAAGCCGGAAATTTTCGATATTCTGGAAACCAGCATCCGCAACAATCTGCGTGAGCGCGGAGAGTTCCAGCTCACTCCTGCACTGGATCGTCTGCGCCAGATGGACGGCTTCCACGGTTTGATGATTGACGGGCGGCGTTTCGATATCGGGATTCCCGAGCATTACCTGCAGACATTGCAGGAATTCGCCCGTCCGTAA
- a CDS encoding transposase, translating to MARIAYRLAKQALPMYSHAKSPHHFTLPQLGACVLLMFYLNLSYRDMEEWLLASDAVGKELELPRVPDHTTLQRTYAKIRKADWMRMNETLLEEIGRPEEEGVAADSTGFSPGPASSYYQSRSGKAYRHWAKGVYAVGIVSQFILAMQSGWGPGSDAPYLGYLRRKARRFAKRRAWVLLADSGFDGRTVRPQDLIPPVRRGGNLLAPERRARSELVSAARLDGLYGQRWKTETVNSVIKRKFGQAIRSRKRSLQNREPIIKGLVYNIHR from the coding sequence GTGGCGAGGATCGCCTACCGGCTTGCCAAACAAGCATTACCGATGTATTCACATGCCAAGAGTCCCCATCACTTCACGTTGCCGCAGTTGGGGGCCTGTGTTTTGTTGATGTTCTACCTGAATCTCAGCTATCGCGACATGGAAGAATGGCTGCTGGCAAGCGATGCGGTTGGTAAGGAGCTGGAATTACCGCGTGTTCCCGATCATACGACCCTGCAACGTACCTACGCCAAGATACGCAAAGCGGATTGGATGCGCATGAACGAGACCTTGCTCGAGGAAATCGGACGGCCTGAAGAAGAAGGGGTGGCTGCCGATAGTACCGGCTTCTCACCCGGCCCGGCCAGTTCTTACTACCAAAGCCGTTCGGGAAAAGCCTATCGCCACTGGGCGAAGGGCGTTTATGCCGTTGGAATTGTCTCGCAATTCATCCTTGCGATGCAATCCGGCTGGGGTCCAGGTAGCGATGCCCCTTATCTGGGCTATCTGCGCCGCAAAGCCAGGCGGTTTGCCAAACGTCGGGCTTGGGTCTTGCTGGCCGATTCAGGGTTCGATGGTCGGACTGTCCGGCCTCAAGACTTGATTCCACCCGTTCGGCGAGGTGGAAATTTGCTGGCCCCTGAACGACGAGCAAGAAGCGAGCTTGTCTCTGCGGCTCGCCTGGATGGTCTCTATGGTCAACGCTGGAAGACCGAAACCGTGAATTCGGTCATCAAGCGCAAATTCGGGCAAGCCATCCGCTCGCGGAAACGCAGCCTGCAAAACCGAGAACCGATTATCAAAGGACTGGTCTACAACATACACCGCTAG
- a CDS encoding baseplate J/gp47 family protein: MKTYIIQLEAYDDVISARDKISWNKSPRVLLVFPPKGSPIERPLDLLILQRYTQSLGATLGIVSRSPTVVQHAEELGIPCFSNALQAQRGSWRRTRGRRRLPFRVNKERPRILPQEYRQTQKELHTLPALPVWQRIGVFLAAILSILALIAVFVPSAQVVVPIPQQEQSLIFETRAVPDSNLELSTGVLPAQKVETVVEGNLEVPSTGRATLPENPAIGEVEFRNLTEQEVTIPAGSTVLSGGNPPVAFQTLGTVTLPAGIGQKRSIGIRAVIPGSAGNLPAGAILALEGSTGLLVTVTNPQPTKGGSDQLVPAPTLWDYEQAREKLLVLLKETARKDVAFQMSDGQIFLEGSLHPVEVIEEIREPEASTPGDFARLTLRVRFAGLSVQQTDLSALCQAILDLNLPEGYQVVDGTLVCQQENTASLATDGSVKMNLTARRRIELVWSSQTIARQILGQPLETAKQTIRNALNLERDPEIVLMPQWWGRLPFFPFRIQVIRP; this comes from the coding sequence ATGAAGACTTATATTATCCAGTTGGAAGCCTATGACGATGTCATCTCCGCGCGGGATAAAATCTCCTGGAACAAATCTCCGCGGGTTCTCCTCGTCTTTCCACCCAAAGGGTCTCCCATTGAACGTCCTCTGGATTTATTGATTTTACAGAGATACACCCAATCTCTTGGGGCTACACTGGGAATTGTGAGCCGTTCTCCAACAGTTGTTCAACATGCAGAAGAATTGGGGATTCCCTGTTTTTCGAATGCTTTACAGGCACAACGTGGTTCATGGAGAAGAACAAGGGGACGTCGGCGCTTACCCTTTCGAGTTAACAAAGAACGTCCAAGAATTTTACCCCAAGAGTATCGCCAAACCCAAAAGGAGTTGCACACCCTTCCTGCCCTACCTGTATGGCAAAGGATTGGCGTATTCCTGGCTGCTATTCTCTCTATCCTGGCACTGATTGCTGTGTTCGTTCCTTCAGCGCAGGTTGTGGTTCCTATCCCCCAACAGGAACAATCCTTAATCTTTGAAACCCGCGCAGTTCCAGACTCCAACCTGGAACTTTCCACCGGTGTCCTGCCGGCACAAAAGGTCGAAACCGTAGTGGAAGGGAATCTCGAAGTTCCCTCTACGGGAAGAGCCACTCTTCCCGAAAATCCTGCCATCGGTGAAGTAGAGTTCAGAAACCTGACCGAGCAGGAGGTAACGATTCCGGCAGGTTCCACAGTCCTTTCTGGCGGAAACCCTCCAGTTGCTTTTCAAACTCTTGGGACAGTTACACTTCCTGCCGGGATTGGACAAAAGCGTTCCATTGGCATTCGTGCAGTCATTCCAGGCAGTGCCGGAAACCTGCCTGCAGGGGCTATTTTAGCCCTGGAAGGCTCAACCGGTTTGCTTGTCACAGTGACTAACCCGCAACCCACCAAAGGCGGAAGCGACCAGTTGGTTCCTGCTCCCACGCTGTGGGATTATGAACAAGCCAGAGAAAAACTTCTTGTCCTCCTTAAGGAAACTGCCCGGAAAGATGTAGCCTTTCAAATGTCTGATGGACAAATTTTTCTGGAGGGCTCGCTCCACCCTGTAGAAGTAATTGAAGAAATACGAGAGCCTGAAGCCAGCACCCCCGGGGATTTTGCCCGCTTAACTTTACGGGTGCGCTTTGCAGGTTTGAGCGTTCAACAAACGGACTTAAGCGCTCTTTGTCAGGCCATTCTCGATTTGAATCTTCCGGAAGGATATCAAGTGGTAGATGGAACCCTTGTCTGTCAACAGGAAAACACTGCCAGTTTGGCAACAGATGGTAGTGTGAAAATGAATCTCACTGCACGGAGAAGGATAGAACTTGTTTGGTCTTCTCAAACCATTGCTCGCCAAATTCTCGGTCAACCCCTGGAAACCGCAAAACAGACCATTCGAAACGCTCTGAATTTAGAGAGAGACCCAGAAATTGTCCTGATGCCCCAATGGTGGGGGCGTCTGCCGTTTTTCCCCTTCCGTATTCAGGTGATCAGACCATGA
- the ruvX gene encoding Holliday junction resolvase RuvX, with protein MKGRILAVDPGDVRIGLAISDPTGTIARALGVIHHVARAIDAATIAQIATEQGVVRIIVGQALDDHGLPTPQGRKSARLAEAIQQQTSIPVELWDESGSTNKAQDTRRIMGVKRKQRQGHLDDLAAVIILQDYLEAHLPPVSSSTLEEDLRE; from the coding sequence ATGAAAGGACGCATTCTGGCTGTTGATCCGGGAGATGTGCGCATTGGGCTGGCAATCAGCGATCCAACCGGCACCATTGCACGCGCGTTGGGTGTTATCCACCACGTTGCCCGCGCGATTGATGCCGCTACAATCGCACAGATTGCTACTGAACAGGGTGTTGTGCGTATCATCGTCGGGCAGGCATTAGATGATCACGGACTGCCCACTCCGCAGGGACGCAAATCCGCCCGCCTGGCTGAAGCCATTCAGCAACAAACATCCATTCCGGTAGAGTTATGGGATGAAAGCGGCAGTACTAACAAAGCCCAAGACACCAGGCGTATCATGGGAGTAAAAAGAAAACAACGCCAGGGGCATCTGGATGATTTAGCCGCCGTTATTATCCTGCAAGATTATCTGGAAGCACACTTGCCACCGGTTTCTTCCAGCACTCTAGAAGAGGATTTAAGAGAATGA
- the mltG gene encoding endolytic transglycosylase MltG produces MKQARRRQSRTCLTFVMTILLGTICLGGLAILVGFGLIPQMANDAFGAPVSTLSPFQRTYLSLQLLIHQDALTLPVNPEAQPVQFLVKEGETANSVAMRLYDLGLIRDREAFRAYLIYSGRDTRIRSGTYTLSAAMNALEIAGKLQDPLSQEVVFNILPGWRAEEIAASLATSGINVNAESFLEAVRQGKKGEEPLASYEGFLFPGSYRFLRDVTAEEMVQAFYHEFERSVTEDLRNAYAQRGLSLVEAVTLASIVQREAVVTEEQPLIASVFYNRLQQNMKLDSDPTVQYALGYGEAWGTWWKVPLTLNDLSVDSPYNTYLYPGLPPGPICNPGLSALQAVAYPAETPYFYFRAACDGSGRHLFARTFEEHLQNACP; encoded by the coding sequence ATGAAACAAGCGCGTCGAAGGCAGTCTCGTACCTGCTTAACCTTCGTGATGACCATCCTTCTTGGGACAATATGCCTGGGGGGATTGGCTATACTGGTAGGATTTGGATTGATTCCCCAAATGGCAAATGATGCTTTTGGCGCGCCAGTTAGCACTCTCTCCCCATTTCAGCGCACCTATTTATCTCTGCAACTGTTGATCCATCAGGATGCCCTGACACTCCCGGTGAATCCCGAGGCGCAACCTGTTCAATTCCTGGTGAAGGAAGGGGAAACCGCCAATTCTGTGGCTATGCGTTTATACGATCTGGGATTAATTCGGGATCGAGAAGCATTTCGAGCCTACCTGATTTACAGTGGCAGAGATACCCGTATTCGTTCCGGGACTTATACGCTTTCTGCGGCGATGAATGCCCTGGAAATTGCCGGAAAATTGCAAGATCCCTTATCTCAGGAAGTCGTCTTTAATATTCTGCCCGGATGGCGGGCTGAGGAAATTGCCGCATCCTTAGCCACTTCAGGAATAAATGTAAATGCTGAATCGTTTCTTGAAGCCGTCCGCCAGGGAAAAAAGGGAGAAGAACCGCTGGCATCGTATGAAGGCTTTCTCTTTCCAGGTTCTTATCGATTCCTGCGGGACGTAACAGCCGAAGAAATGGTACAGGCGTTTTATCACGAATTTGAACGTTCGGTCACTGAAGATTTACGCAATGCCTATGCCCAGCGCGGGTTATCTCTGGTTGAGGCAGTGACGCTGGCTTCCATCGTCCAGCGAGAGGCAGTCGTTACAGAAGAACAACCCCTGATTGCCTCAGTGTTTTACAATCGTCTGCAACAAAACATGAAACTGGACAGCGACCCCACGGTTCAATATGCGCTGGGATATGGAGAAGCCTGGGGAACCTGGTGGAAAGTGCCACTTACCCTGAATGACCTGAGTGTTGACTCACCCTACAACACCTATCTTTATCCGGGTTTACCCCCCGGGCCAATCTGCAATCCGGGATTGTCCGCCTTACAAGCAGTGGCTTATCCTGCTGAAACCCCCTATTTCTACTTTAGAGCGGCATGTGATGGTTCAGGGAGGCACCTGTTTGCCCGCACCTTTGAAGAGCATTTACAAAATGCCTGTCCGTGA